ATCGTCACCAACGCCGTCGGCGTCAGCCATTACATGGCAAGCAAGATGGGCATCATTGGCTTCACCCGAGGATTGGCAAATGACCTGGGCAAGGACTTCATTACCGTCAATTCGCTCGCGCCTGCACTGACCGCGACACCCGGCACCAGCCATATACCGGACGTCGTACGCGATAACATTGTCAATTTACAGGCCTTCAAGAGAATGGCGGTGCCCAACGATATTGTCGGGCCCATGCTGTTTCTGACCAGCGAGGACGCACAGTTCGTGACGGGACAGGTGCTGGCTGTCGATGGCGGCATGATGAAAACCTGCTGAACGGCGTCATCCTCCGGTTCATGGACGATCGGCAAGCGCTGTCTTGCCATCGTCTCCCTCGTTAAACCCCTTCTTTCGCCTGTCCGGAACCGTTGATTTTGCACCTGTTCATCGAGGTTGGATCAGGGCTGGCAAGCCATTCCCGATATGGATAGAGTACGAGCCACCTATAAATTGCTGACGGTGTTCAGCAAGCAATAACAAGAGACGATTCCGCGCATGATGCTCCCCAAGTTGATGCACATCCGCATGTTTGTTGCCGTGTACGAGGAAGGCTCCTTCACTGTCGCTGCCAGCCGCGAAGGGCTGGGACAGTCCGGCGTGTCTGCGCATGTTCGGCAGTTGGAAAATCAATTGGGCGTGCGGCTGTTCGCCCGCGATCGCACGATTATTCCCACGCCCGCCGGGCATGCCTATTACCAGCAATGTGTGCAATTGCTGCGTCAGCACGAAAGCGCCTGCAACGCAGTTGGTCATCGTGCAGAGCCATCGGACGGTTCGCTGCGCATAGGCATGATTCCGACCATGACGCGTTCGGTATTCAGCCGCGCACTGCTGGCTTTTGAAGCCGCTTATCCCAACGTTTCAGTTCACCTTACCGAAGGCGCAGGCAGCGTGATTGCGACCGCAGTACGTCGTGGCATGCTGGATTTCGCCATCACCCAGCGCATGTCTTACGACGGCGGTGGCGGGGCGGTCGGGCTGAGTACATCGTTGTTCACGAGAACGCCAGCGTTTCTGGTGTCCTCACCCGACTCAGGCTTGCCGCACTGCGAACCGGTGCGCCTCAGCGACATCAATGACTTGCACCTGGTACTGCCGATCGGGCGACGACCGCTGCTGGAGCAGTATCTGATCGACCACAAGGTGCAAGTCGTGCAGCGTCTCAACTGGTTCGAGTCCATGCTGGGCGCCATGGATCTGGTGCGCTCCAGCCACTGGGCGGCGATTATTTCCGGCCTGTTTATCGCCGACGATCTGCGGCGCAAGCGCTTCACACTTAACCCGCTGGCCGATCCAATTCTCTGGGACGAAATGTTGTTGGTGGAGCCGGCGCGCAAACCCTTGTCGACGATTGCCCAGAACTTCATCGAGTTTTTGAAGAAGGCCACCGAAGACATCAACGCGATACCGATCCGTATCGCCCATGGCGAGCATTCGTCAAACGCAGACTTCAATGAGATATCGCGCCATGAATGACTCGCTGCCCGGTTTGCGGGAAATGCAAATGTTCGTGGCGGTGTACGAGACGCGATCGTTCACGGCGGCGGCAGCACGTGAGTTTGCCACTCAGTCGGGCATCTCCCAGCACATCAAGCAGATCGAAGAAATGCTCGGCGTGCAGCTGTTTGACCGACAGAAAGGTGTAGAGCCTACCGCAGCAGGCACCTCGTTTTACCAGCATTGTCTGGAAGTGGTGGCGGCCAATTCCAGGGCACTGCAGGCGCTGGATACCTTCGAGCAGGGCCTGTCCGGCGAAGTCCGTTTTGGGGTGACACCGACACTGGCGACCTATCAGCTCGCGCCGGCCTATCTGCGCCTGATGTCGCAGAACCCCAATGCCTCAATCGCGGTGATCGACGCCCCCAGTAACATGCTGATCGACATGGTCCGGGCCGGCGAACTCGACTTTGCGATCATTCCGTCGATTTCGCAGCCACCGGCGGATCTGTCCACGACGGTATTTGCCGCCACGCCTGCGTTTCTGGTCTCGTCAATCACCCATGACAGTGGCTTTGAGCATGGCGAACTCATTGAGCTCGACGAGCTGACGGGGTTCAAGCTGCTGGCACCTGACAGTCGTGAGTATGCGCAGTGGATCGGTTCACAGCTGGACGCTCTTTCGGGGCCGGGCCCCTGTTACCAGCTCGATGCGGTGCTGGCCACGCTCGACCTGATCAGGCAGAGCGAGTGGATGGCGATTCTTCCCGGTCTGCTATTCGTGCACGATTTCAGTGTTGAACCAGCAGAGCGAGACTTCAGGATCAACCCCTTTGCCGGTGCCGGCCTGACGCTGGAGTTGCTGTTGGTGCAGCCGGCGCGGCCAACGCCTTCAGCGCTGATGATGGCGGCGATCAGTGCAATCCAACAGGTGGCCCAGGAGCACATTCAGTTGCTCAGCCGTTTCCGGTTTGGCAACCAGCCGGCCGTTCGCAGGTTGCAATAATCGCGGCGGTTTTGCGGGGGAGGGTGCAGAGGGGCATTGCCCCTCTGGTGTTCGTCGATCAAGCGTCTGCGAGTGATTTTTGCCCAATCGGGGTGCCCGAGTAACCGGCCACCTTGCGCAATACCCGATCAGTGCCGTCACGCGGACTGCCGGAAGCGTCTGGATGATCGTCGAACCAGTTTCCCTTCGGATAGCGGTACATCAAATCGACCATGAGACGCCGCTCGGCAATCAGCCAAACACCGTCGCGACGTTCAAATCGATCAAAATAGCGCGCCCATAATTTAACCGTATCGCCGTTCCAGTGATGACGCTCTGAAGCGGCGTGGTCAGCCTGCAGATAGGTTTCAACGAACGCAATCTCAGGGCCATCGAATTCAACCAGGCTATTTCCGAGGAAATGTTGAGTACGGTTAAACCGTGGCATTTCGTCAGTCAGGAATTGAAAGAATCCCTCGGCGCTGCCGACATGAAGGCTTTCGGGAAAGTGGATGTAGGCGTCTTTATGGAAAGCGCCACGCACCAGTGACATGTCAATCCGGTCAAGGCCACGGCAATAGCGCAGCAGGACATCGTGAATTTCGGTGCGCGCGGCAAGTTCTTCGAGCGTCATAGCTATCTCCTGTACTCATCGTTGTTAGAGGTGCAACGGTGCTTTCGCTGGAACAATCGGAAGCTGAATAAAACCCTGGCGATCCGGCCCGGTGTAGACCGTGTTGCGCGCGCCGTCGTGGCAGGCACTGTCATATCCGTGCCGGGGGCCATGATCGACGCCGTCGAAAGGCTGTATGTCCACGCGCAAGCGGTAACCCTTGCGGATCAACGCTGTGTTGGGAATGATCTCGATTTCCACCATCACCACTTCATCGCTTTCGAGCGGTGCATGGTCGGCTTTGAGGTGCGTGTGCTTGACCGTGTACTCGGTGGTACGCGACGCATCCACTTGGCGATGCGACGCCTTCAACCAGCCCTTGGCCAAGGGATAGTTGGGCACGTTCATGCCCATTGTGGTCGGGCCGGCGTAGTCGACTTCCAGGCCGTTTTCATCGAGTACACGCAGGCTCACGAAGATGTCCATGTCCTCGCTGGTGGAAGACACCCACAGCCGCGCTTTGCCATACCCCGCGAACACCATGTCTTGCGTCACGGGATCACTGATGAACGAAATGCCGGTTTTCCATATTTCCAGTACTGAAGGGGGTTTGACGGGAAGAAAGCACGGCGGGATGCCCGTGCGCAGCGCCAAGGGAATTTGCGCGGAATAATCTGCCTGCCCGCTGACGACCTGAGGGGTCAACGACAGACGTAGAAAATCATCGCGGTGCTCGTCGCCTTGCCAGTCTGATGGCGTGGTGTCGAAGAACCATTGCGGATAGTTCGTTCTTGCAATGGGCCATTCTTGTTCTTCCTGAATATAGGAAGCGCCATTGCCACTTCGAATCTCAAGACGCACCGGCGGGGTGTCCATGATGCCGTTGTCGATGCCTTTCAACCAATGGTCAAAAAACGCCCGGTGATCGGCGATGGCAGTTCGCGAATAGGCTTTGGTGAACCAGTCTTCCCAGAAATCGATCTTCTTCGATGCCGTGTTCGTGGCCAGATAAGCCT
This DNA window, taken from Pseudomonas fluorescens NCIMB 11764, encodes the following:
- a CDS encoding nuclear transport factor 2 family protein, with product MTLEELAARTEIHDVLLRYCRGLDRIDMSLVRGAFHKDAYIHFPESLHVGSAEGFFQFLTDEMPRFNRTQHFLGNSLVEFDGPEIAFVETYLQADHAASERHHWNGDTVKLWARYFDRFERRDGVWLIAERRLMVDLMYRYPKGNWFDDHPDASGSPRDGTDRVLRKVAGYSGTPIGQKSLADA
- a CDS encoding LysR family transcriptional regulator; translated protein: MMLPKLMHIRMFVAVYEEGSFTVAASREGLGQSGVSAHVRQLENQLGVRLFARDRTIIPTPAGHAYYQQCVQLLRQHESACNAVGHRAEPSDGSLRIGMIPTMTRSVFSRALLAFEAAYPNVSVHLTEGAGSVIATAVRRGMLDFAITQRMSYDGGGGAVGLSTSLFTRTPAFLVSSPDSGLPHCEPVRLSDINDLHLVLPIGRRPLLEQYLIDHKVQVVQRLNWFESMLGAMDLVRSSHWAAIISGLFIADDLRRKRFTLNPLADPILWDEMLLVEPARKPLSTIAQNFIEFLKKATEDINAIPIRIAHGEHSSNADFNEISRHE
- a CDS encoding LysR family transcriptional regulator, encoding MNDSLPGLREMQMFVAVYETRSFTAAAAREFATQSGISQHIKQIEEMLGVQLFDRQKGVEPTAAGTSFYQHCLEVVAANSRALQALDTFEQGLSGEVRFGVTPTLATYQLAPAYLRLMSQNPNASIAVIDAPSNMLIDMVRAGELDFAIIPSISQPPADLSTTVFAATPAFLVSSITHDSGFEHGELIELDELTGFKLLAPDSREYAQWIGSQLDALSGPGPCYQLDAVLATLDLIRQSEWMAILPGLLFVHDFSVEPAERDFRINPFAGAGLTLELLLVQPARPTPSALMMAAISAIQQVAQEHIQLLSRFRFGNQPAVRRLQ